A genome region from Heliangelus exortis chromosome 12, bHelExo1.hap1, whole genome shotgun sequence includes the following:
- the HDAC11 gene encoding histone deacetylase 11 isoform X3, whose product MACWVFSVQLLGTTAASRTVTECPNEEKLISDDLIVQAREATDEDLLVVHTRRYLNKLKWSFVVATITEIPPVAFLPNFLVQRKVLKPLRTQTGGTIMAGKLAVDRGWAINVGGGFHHCSSDKGGGFCAYADITLAIKFLFERVQGVSKATIIDLDAHQGNGHERDFMDDQRVYIMDAYNRYIYPGDGFAKRAIKRKVELEWGTEDTEYLQKVHTQVEGALNELKPDIIVYNAGTDILDGDPLGGLAISPQGIVKRDEVVFKAARSRRIPILMVTSGGYQKRTARIIADSILNLHSLGLIDKELATCGAGNPKVEQMIRDSAKDLCNLSLQ is encoded by the exons aagaaaaactaaTTTCAGATGACTTGATTGTGCAGGCACGGGAAGCTACTGATGAAGATCTCTTGGTGGTTCACACAAGGCGCTACCTTAATAAATTAAAG TGGTCATTTGTTGTGGCTACAATCACAGAAATCCCACCAGTTGCCTTTCTTCCCAATTTCCTTGTTCAGAGAAAAGTTCTGAAACCTCTGCGAACCCAGACAGGAGGGACCATAATG GCAGGAAAACTTGCTGTTGATAGAGGCTGGGCAATCAATGTGG GAGGTGGTTTCCATCACTGTTCCAGTGACAAAGGTGGAGGATTTTGTGCATATGCTGATATCACACTGGCTATAAAG TTCTTATTTGAAAGAGTACAAGGGGTGTCTAAAGCCACAATTATTGATCTGGATGCTCATCAG GGAAATGGCCATGAGAGGGACTTTATGGATGACCAGCGGGTGTATATTATGGATGCATACAATAGATACATTTACCCAGGGGATGGATTTGCTAAAC gtGCCATAAAACGCAAGGTGGAATTAGAGTGGGGTACAGAGGACACAGAATATCTTCAGAAGGTTCATACTCAGGTGGAAGGAGCATTAAATGAGTTAAAACCTGACATCATTGTTTATAATGCTGGGACAGATATTCTGGATGGTGATCCATTGGGAGGACTTGCTATTTCTCCTCAG GGGATTGTGAAGAGAGATGAAGTTGTGTTCAAGGCTGCCAGAAGCCGCAGAATCCCAATCCTGATGGTGACATCTGGGGGCTACCAGAAGAGGACAGCACGGATTATTGCTGACTCCATCCTCAATTTGCACAGCCTGGGGCTCATTGACAAGGAGCTGGCAACCTGTGGAGCTGGAAATCCCAAGGTAGAACAGATGATTAGAGACTCTGCTAAAGACTTATGCAACTTGTCACTGCAATGA